The following is a genomic window from Thalassoroseus pseudoceratinae.
GTCATCTGCGGGTTCTTTCCCCGCAGCTTTCTCAGCAACTTCATGTCATGATTACCGGGAACGCAGATTGCCTCACTGAACTGAACCATATTCCTGACCAGACACAGCGTATCGACGATGCGTGGTCCTCGGTCCACGAGATCGCCTACGAAAACGGCTCGCCGACCCTCCGGGTGTCGGTAAAAGACGTGCCCCCAGTAGTCATTGCCGTCTACAACGACGTGTTGGTAACCAAGTTGTACGAGCAACTCCTCCAGTTCGTCGCAGCAGCCGTGAACGTCGCCGATGATGTCGAATGGACCTTGCTCATCCCGCTTGTCGTTCCACAGCGGAACACGCTCGATGGTCGCAGCATCGATTTCCTCGACCGAATCCATCACGAAGATGTGTCGAAAGCCTTCCCGCTTCAGTTTCTTGATCGACCGCCTGAGTTGTGACCGCTGTTGCCGGATGACATGAGGACCGAACTGTCGGTCATCCCGATCTCGGTTTCTTTCGTGGCACACCTTCTCCGGGGGATTCAGTACGATGGCGACGGGCAGGCAGTGGTACGTCTTCGCCAACTGCACCAGCGGTTTTCGAGCCTCGGGCTGCACGTTGGTAGCGTCAACGACCGTCAGATGCCCCCGAGCAAGCCGTTTGGACGCCACGAAGTGCAAAACCTCGAACGCATCATTCGTTGCGGCTTGATCGTTCTCATCATCGCTCACGAGACCACGGCAATAATCCGATGACAACACCTCGGTCGGCAGAAAGTGCTTCCGTGCGAACGTACTCTTCCCCGATCCGCTTGGACCGACGAGAACAACAAGTGAAAGCTTGGGAATCTTGATGTGCATCTTGGCTCAATTACAAGATCAAAAGCTGGTATTGGGCTACTGTTGGTCACTCTCGGGATGATAGTCCAGCGAGATGCAATCGATCTCTTCTGCAAACGGCGGACGGGGGTAGATAGCCTGTATGCTCTTTTTTTGTTCGCTCGGCCCACCACAGCTTGGTCCGCATAACTTATATCCAGACAAACCTGTAGAGTCGGGACGCATGTGGCTGAGAATTACACCAAGAAAAAATGGGCGATTCGGAAGCTCGACCACTCGCAAATCAAATGGGAAGATGAGCGTTGACCAAAACGGTAGGTTCTTCCGAAGTATTCGCCTCCCATCGATAGTTCGACTGGAACTGATTTCACTTTTCGGAAACATGAATACTTCGAGATGATATGCCGTATCCTCTGGCGTCGAGAATTTCGGGTGATGCCACATGTCCGTTGGCTTAAACACTTCTGCGTCCTTTTTGTTTAGCCGAGTGAATTTCTCTAGCCCCTGTATCACGATCCCAAGTAGTGGCCCAGTCGTGACCGACACTGCATCGGGGGCTTTTAATCCGGCCCCTTTAACAACATCTAGCTGTGAATTGTACCCAGAGACAATCGGCTTCTCACCACCTCGGGAAAATTGCACAAACCCGTTCATGTGAAAACTAAGTTTTACAGTGTCGGTGACTGTATAACAGGTGCTATTTTCTAAGGGCACGAGAAACTCATCCTTTGAGTAGTCGAGCGGCAACTCGATAATTAGCCCTTGCTTCTCAGGATGATATGGAACAGAGACAGCAAAACCGTCGCTCTGTAAAAGTATTCGTGCAACAAGATATGTTCTACCCTCTTCATTTTGGATGGCGATTCGGTGGCCTTGACTAAGGCATTTCTGAATCCGGCCAACCTGAGGACCGACACGTTCAACGCAATGTCGCAGTCCCTCGGACGAGACTCCCAGTTCTCCAGCCCAATAATTCACGAGCCAGTTCTGCGAGAGATCAACTATGTCTGGAATCGATTCTAACATGATTGGCTGTCAGTCCGGTTATTACAGGTACGGAAAAATTTTCGGGCTTTGAAAAGCCGCACTCATAGGCAATATCTTATATCAAGTTGATTCAACCACGCTCGAAGACTCCCATCTGTGTCGGCGATCCGACCTTTTCGTCTTCCGGTCCCACGGGCAGAAATCGAACCGAGTAACCGTGCTGCTCACCGACTCGATTGGCCCAGTCCTGAAACTCCTGACGGCTCCACTCGAACCGATGATCTGCGTGCCGGAACTGGCCAGCCGGAAGTGTGTCCCACATCACGTTGTATTCCCGGTTCGGCGTCGTCAGCACGATGGTCTGAGGCCGGGCAAACTCAAACAACACTCGCTCCAACGCCGACAACCTCGGCGGGTCGAGGTGTTCGATGACTTCAACAACCGCAGCGGCATCAAATCCTTCAAGCCGTTTGTCTCGGTAGATCAAGGAGCCGTGAATTAGTTTTAGACGCTCGGCCTGCCTTTCGGGAAGTCGATCAAGTTTCAATCTCTTCTGAGCAATTTCCAAGGACCGGATCGACACATCCATGCCAACGATCTGCTCAAACTGCCGATCTTGGAGTAATTCACGCAAGAGCTTTCCTTCGCCGCAGCCGACATCGAGAACCTGCCGGGCACCACTGGACCGAATCGCAGCCATGACCACCCCGTGACGCTGATCGTTCAAGCTCAACGGCTTTTCCAGCGTTTCCTCTGACTGTTCTGACACCGCTTGATCTTCAGTCGGTTCAAGCTCCTCCTCGACCAGCCGGGCGAGCGCCTGCCGGTAAAGGCTGGAGCGATGCTTCAGGTAGCGACGAGTGATTTGCTCCTTTTCCGGGTGCGAGGCCAACCAGCCGCCGCCCTTTGACAGCAACTTCTCCAGTTCGTCTTCGCCGACAAAGTAGTGCTTTTCGTTGTCGAAGACTGGCACGAGGACATACAGGTGCGTCAGCAATTCGGAGAGCGTCTTCGTGCCGCTGATCGTCGCTGAGTAGTAGGGACTCTCGCCCCACTCGGGAAACTGCTCGTCGAGCGAATGCTGCACCGCTTCGACCGTGTATCCCAGCGGCTCAAACATTCGATGGAGGAAGCCTTCGCCGCCACGAACTGGCAAGACATCGAGCCGAGCCGTCAAAGGAATCGGCGTCGTGACAAGTTCCGGTCGATCTTTGCAGCGACCGCCCATCGCCGTTCCGAAGACCTGCGAAATCGCCACACTCAGGAAGGACGAGGCGACGTAGGGCCGGTCATTGACGTAGTGGCTCAGCAGAAAACTCTGATTCCGCCCCTTCCCACGCACCATACCCACCGGGTCAACATCAAGCATCAGACAGGCCGTGCAGCAATCATCTCCCGCCTCGGGGTAGAAGACATGCGCCTGCCCGAAGCTCAGATCAAAG
Proteins encoded in this region:
- a CDS encoding 3' terminal RNA ribose 2'-O-methyltransferase Hen1, producing the protein MLLTISTEHKPATDLGFLLHKHPDRFQSFDLSFGQAHVFYPEAGDDCCTACLMLDVDPVGMVRGKGRNQSFLLSHYVNDRPYVASSFLSVAISQVFGTAMGGRCKDRPELVTTPIPLTARLDVLPVRGGEGFLHRMFEPLGYTVEAVQHSLDEQFPEWGESPYYSATISGTKTLSELLTHLYVLVPVFDNEKHYFVGEDELEKLLSKGGGWLASHPEKEQITRRYLKHRSSLYRQALARLVEEELEPTEDQAVSEQSEETLEKPLSLNDQRHGVVMAAIRSSGARQVLDVGCGEGKLLRELLQDRQFEQIVGMDVSIRSLEIAQKRLKLDRLPERQAERLKLIHGSLIYRDKRLEGFDAAAVVEVIEHLDPPRLSALERVLFEFARPQTIVLTTPNREYNVMWDTLPAGQFRHADHRFEWSRQEFQDWANRVGEQHGYSVRFLPVGPEDEKVGSPTQMGVFERG
- a CDS encoding DUF3606 domain-containing protein, with translation MLESIPDIVDLSQNWLVNYWAGELGVSSEGLRHCVERVGPQVGRIQKCLSQGHRIAIQNEEGRTYLVARILLQSDGFAVSVPYHPEKQGLIIELPLDYSKDEFLVPLENSTCYTVTDTVKLSFHMNGFVQFSRGGEKPIVSGYNSQLDVVKGAGLKAPDAVSVTTGPLLGIVIQGLEKFTRLNKKDAEVFKPTDMWHHPKFSTPEDTAYHLEVFMFPKSEISSSRTIDGRRILRKNLPFWSTLIFPFDLRVVELPNRPFFLGVILSHMRPDSTGLSGYKLCGPSCGGPSEQKKSIQAIYPRPPFAEEIDCISLDYHPESDQQ